A portion of the Kribbella jejuensis genome contains these proteins:
- the ribD gene encoding bifunctional diaminohydroxyphosphoribosylaminopyrimidine deaminase/5-amino-6-(5-phosphoribosylamino)uracil reductase RibD has protein sequence MDAAWMRRAVELAARGIGSTHPNPVVGCVITASDGHPVGEGFHAVAGGPHAEVEALRMAGARARGGTAYVTLEPCNHTGRTGPCADALIEAGVARVVYAVPDPNRTASGGAEKLRSKNIEVVQGLLQSEAEAVNHVWLHSVRVGRPFVTWKFATTLDGRSAAPDRTSKWITGPIARADVHRKRAECDAIAVGTQTVLDDDPELTVRDENDVPAPRQPLRVVVGDREVPAAARVRNDRAETLLLPTHDPAEVLRQLDDRQIRHLWLEGGPTLAAAFLRAGLVDQIVAYVAPAVLGSGFAAVGDLGAESIDHLRRFKLADVTRLGNDVRLTLVPLGGK, from the coding sequence ATGGATGCCGCCTGGATGCGGCGTGCCGTCGAGCTGGCCGCACGTGGCATCGGCAGTACCCATCCCAACCCGGTCGTGGGTTGTGTGATCACCGCGAGCGACGGCCATCCGGTCGGCGAAGGGTTCCATGCCGTTGCCGGCGGCCCGCATGCGGAGGTCGAGGCGCTCCGGATGGCCGGTGCCCGCGCCCGCGGCGGTACGGCGTACGTGACGCTGGAGCCTTGTAATCACACCGGCCGCACCGGGCCGTGCGCGGACGCGCTGATCGAGGCGGGCGTCGCGCGCGTGGTGTACGCCGTACCCGATCCGAACAGGACGGCCTCCGGTGGCGCGGAGAAGCTGCGCAGCAAGAACATCGAGGTTGTACAGGGCCTGCTGCAGTCCGAGGCGGAAGCCGTCAACCACGTGTGGCTGCACAGCGTCCGGGTCGGGCGCCCGTTCGTCACCTGGAAGTTCGCGACCACGCTGGACGGGCGGTCCGCGGCGCCGGACCGGACGAGCAAGTGGATCACCGGCCCGATCGCGCGCGCCGACGTCCACCGCAAGCGCGCCGAGTGCGACGCGATCGCCGTCGGTACGCAGACCGTGCTCGACGACGACCCCGAACTCACGGTCCGGGACGAGAACGACGTACCGGCGCCGCGGCAGCCGTTACGTGTGGTGGTCGGCGACCGCGAGGTCCCGGCGGCCGCGCGGGTCCGCAACGACCGAGCTGAGACGCTACTGCTGCCGACCCACGATCCCGCCGAGGTGCTCCGGCAGCTCGACGACCGGCAGATCCGGCACCTGTGGCTCGAAGGCGGCCCGACGCTCGCGGCCGCGTTCCTGCGCGCCGGCCTGGTCGACCAGATCGTCGCGTACGTCGCCCCGGCCGTCCTCGGTTCAGGGTTCGCGGCGGTCGGCGACCTCGGCGCGGAATCGATCGACCACCTGCGGCGGTTCAAGCTAGCGGACGTCACCCGGCTCGGGAACGACGTCCGGTTGACCCTGGTTCCTCTGGGAGGAAAGTAG
- a CDS encoding helix-turn-helix domain-containing protein, with protein sequence MEQSAQNVRQQVELYGEPLGEVVRRVTAALGLTQGGLAQVIGLSAPMLSQLVSAQRVKIGNPAVVARLRAASELADLAIAGGIDPTDVPAELNTIRSTTTAYPTPTTHTHPTRANHSTPPPDPWPTAPSESSPAVPSDMARAPGLAAGVGSSVGRGATVRAKLSPGSGAAAQPQQPVAPWSSDQPDLSAATWPIGQPNPSATPWATVSGELPARVVVREIQDLFRAVASAEEIQRAAAAAAEESPAVAELLLAYGTGRTADALAHYDEHHG encoded by the coding sequence ATGGAACAGAGCGCGCAGAACGTGCGGCAGCAGGTCGAACTGTACGGCGAACCGCTGGGCGAGGTGGTACGCCGGGTCACCGCGGCGCTCGGACTGACCCAAGGTGGGCTCGCGCAGGTGATCGGACTGTCGGCGCCGATGCTCTCGCAACTGGTCAGCGCCCAACGCGTGAAGATCGGCAACCCCGCCGTGGTAGCACGCCTGCGAGCCGCCTCAGAACTCGCCGACCTGGCCATCGCCGGCGGAATCGACCCAACCGACGTCCCCGCCGAACTGAACACCATCCGCTCCACCACCACCGCCTACCCCACCCCAACCACCCACACCCACCCCACCCGAGCCAACCACTCAACCCCACCACCCGACCCGTGGCCGACCGCACCTTCCGAAAGCTCGCCGGCCGTACCCTCAGACATGGCGCGGGCACCCGGGTTGGCCGCCGGAGTCGGGTCGTCGGTCGGTCGGGGGGCGACTGTTCGGGCCAAGCTCTCGCCGGGGTCCGGGGCGGCCGCTCAACCGCAGCAGCCGGTCGCACCGTGGTCGTCTGATCAGCCGGATCTGTCGGCTGCTACCTGGCCGATCGGCCAACCGAACCCGTCGGCCACACCTTGGGCGACCGTTTCGGGCGAGCTTCCGGCGCGTGTCGTCGTTCGGGAGATCCAGGATCTGTTCCGGGCGGTCGCGTCGGCCGAGGAGATCCAGCGGGCGGCCGCGGCAGCGGCAGAGGAATCACCGGCAGTCGCCGAGCTATTACTTGCCTACGGCACCGGCCGGACCGCGGACGCACTCGCGCACTATGACGAGCATCACGGCTGA
- a CDS encoding substrate-binding periplasmic protein, with amino-acid sequence MRAFRRVVAVVGAITLAAAMVACGSDQKDARSGPDLGLIKPGTLRIGTLTDAPPNVYVKDGKFTGFDNDLITAVAAKLNLKPEFVGTDFSALLSQVNGGQFDLGSSSITITEARKKTVAFSNGYDFGYLGLNTTKNSGITSFDQLSGKRVVVVQGTVQDDYATSKGLNPVRVPNYNAALGQLKAGTADAWVSPAEIGEKMAKEQGGGTVILAAKELSDAPMAFAVAKNNDKLRDAVNKALDEVIADGTWTKLVEQYYPGRAVPANFKPGSGSVKFTAPKV; translated from the coding sequence GTGCGTGCGTTTCGGCGGGTTGTCGCAGTGGTCGGGGCGATCACCTTGGCGGCCGCGATGGTTGCCTGCGGCAGCGATCAGAAGGATGCCAGATCCGGCCCCGACCTGGGCCTGATCAAGCCCGGAACACTGAGGATCGGCACGCTCACCGACGCGCCACCGAACGTGTACGTGAAGGACGGCAAGTTCACCGGATTCGACAACGACCTGATCACCGCGGTCGCGGCCAAGCTGAACCTGAAGCCCGAGTTCGTCGGCACCGACTTCTCGGCACTGCTCTCGCAGGTCAACGGCGGTCAGTTCGACCTCGGCAGCTCGTCGATCACGATCACCGAGGCCCGCAAGAAGACCGTTGCGTTCAGCAACGGATACGACTTCGGCTACCTCGGTCTGAACACCACGAAGAACTCCGGCATCACGAGCTTCGACCAGCTCTCCGGCAAGCGGGTCGTGGTGGTCCAGGGCACCGTCCAGGACGACTACGCCACCAGCAAGGGCCTCAACCCGGTCCGCGTCCCGAACTACAACGCCGCACTCGGCCAGCTCAAGGCCGGTACGGCCGACGCCTGGGTCTCCCCCGCCGAGATCGGCGAGAAGATGGCCAAGGAGCAGGGCGGTGGCACGGTGATCCTGGCCGCGAAGGAGCTCAGTGACGCGCCGATGGCGTTCGCCGTCGCGAAGAACAACGACAAGCTCCGCGACGCCGTGAACAAGGCCCTCGACGAGGTGATCGCGGACGGAACCTGGACCAAGCTGGTCGAGCAGTACTACCCGGGTCGCGCCGTACCGGCGAACTTCAAGCCGGGCAGCGGATCGGTCAAGTTCACGGCTCCCAAAGTCTGA
- a CDS encoding amino acid ABC transporter permease, with amino-acid sequence MDIWSTLRDTFLDWESMKAVLPEMLKVGLVNTLILAAASVVLGTVLGMIVAVLALSRTRWLRWPAKIYTDIFRGLPAILTILLIGQGLSPITRHWWGPNPYPLGILALSLIAAAYIGEIFRSGIQSVEKGQLEAARALGFSYPSGMRLVVIPQGVRRVLPALVNQFIALVKDSSLVYFLGLLASQRELFRIGQDAAATNGNLSPLLLAGIFYLVITVPLTHLVNHFDKRLREGRPVDVVLEEAEHAIR; translated from the coding sequence ATGGACATCTGGTCCACCCTGCGTGACACCTTCCTCGACTGGGAGTCGATGAAGGCAGTGCTGCCCGAGATGCTGAAGGTCGGGCTGGTCAACACCCTCATCCTGGCGGCCGCCTCGGTCGTGCTGGGCACTGTGCTCGGCATGATCGTGGCGGTCCTCGCCCTGTCCAGGACGCGTTGGCTGCGCTGGCCGGCGAAGATCTACACCGACATCTTCCGCGGCCTGCCCGCGATCCTCACCATCCTGCTGATCGGGCAGGGCCTGTCCCCGATCACCCGGCACTGGTGGGGCCCGAACCCGTACCCGCTCGGCATCCTCGCGCTGTCGCTGATCGCGGCCGCGTACATCGGGGAGATCTTCCGCTCCGGCATCCAGAGCGTGGAGAAGGGTCAGCTCGAGGCCGCCCGCGCGCTCGGGTTCAGCTACCCCAGCGGCATGCGGCTGGTCGTCATCCCGCAAGGGGTACGGCGGGTGCTGCCGGCGCTGGTGAACCAGTTCATCGCGCTCGTGAAGGACTCCAGCCTGGTCTACTTCCTCGGTCTGCTGGCGAGTCAGCGTGAGCTGTTCCGGATCGGGCAGGACGCGGCCGCGACCAACGGCAACCTGTCGCCGTTGCTGCTCGCGGGGATCTTCTACCTGGTGATCACGGTGCCGTTGACGCACCTGGTGAACCACTTCGACAAGCGTCTGCGCGAAGGGCGTCCGGTCGACGTAGTGCTGGAGGAGGCCGAGCATGCAATCCGTTGA
- a CDS encoding amino acid ABC transporter ATP-binding protein, protein MQSVEAASLEVKGVELAFGSNKVLRGVDLAVPAGQTACVIGPSGSGKSTLLRAINRLLEPDAGDVKLGGESVLRGDPDVLRRRIGMVFQHFNLFPHKSVLDNITLPLRKIKKLDTESARAAAREQLELVGLAHKATARPGNLSGGQQQRVAIARALAMKPEVMLFDEATSALDPELVKGVLALMADLAAAGMTMVVVTHEMGFAREVADQVAFMDHGVVVESGVPEQLFTAAESPRLRQFLSQVL, encoded by the coding sequence ATGCAATCCGTTGAGGCCGCGAGCCTGGAGGTCAAGGGCGTCGAGCTCGCGTTCGGCAGCAACAAGGTGCTGCGCGGTGTCGACCTCGCCGTACCGGCCGGGCAGACCGCGTGCGTGATCGGGCCGTCGGGCTCCGGCAAGTCGACGTTGCTGCGCGCGATCAACCGTTTGCTCGAACCGGATGCCGGCGACGTGAAGCTCGGCGGCGAGTCGGTACTGCGGGGTGACCCGGACGTGCTGCGGCGCCGGATCGGGATGGTGTTCCAGCACTTCAACCTGTTTCCGCACAAGAGCGTGCTCGACAACATCACGCTGCCGCTGCGCAAGATCAAGAAACTCGACACCGAATCCGCGCGGGCGGCGGCGCGCGAACAGCTCGAACTGGTCGGCCTCGCGCACAAGGCGACCGCGCGCCCCGGCAACCTGTCCGGCGGGCAGCAGCAGCGGGTCGCGATCGCGCGGGCGCTGGCGATGAAGCCCGAGGTGATGCTGTTCGACGAGGCCACATCGGCGCTCGACCCCGAACTGGTGAAGGGCGTGCTCGCGCTGATGGCGGACCTCGCCGCGGCCGGCATGACGATGGTCGTGGTCACCCACGAGATGGGCTTCGCGCGGGAGGTCGCGGACCAGGTCGCGTTCATGGATCACGGCGTCGTGGTCGAATCCGGCGTACCGGAACAGCTCTTCACCGCCGCCGAGTCGCCCAGATTGCGCCAGTTCCTCTCCCAAGTGCTCTGA
- a CDS encoding polysaccharide deacetylase family protein, which yields MTRAGNRAVGLAVMMLVSAVIGSVVVAAAKSPAKPVTPTPPAAAPAAVTPSPTPLPTKYVVLTFDDGPDAEYTPKVLDILALYGAKATFFEVGQNVRKHPELTKQLHAAGHSVQNHTWDHSDLRKLTAARFQQEVRLTDQAIRAQIGSTPGCLRPPYGGVNPAVRQRARQLGKDLVVWTVDSRDWTKPGTAAIVQRVLKNVHSGSVILMHDGGGNRSQTVAALPTILKALKAQGYGFRTLTC from the coding sequence TTGACGCGTGCGGGGAACAGGGCCGTCGGCCTGGCGGTGATGATGCTGGTGAGCGCGGTGATCGGCTCGGTCGTGGTCGCGGCCGCGAAGTCACCGGCCAAGCCCGTCACGCCCACGCCGCCGGCCGCTGCGCCTGCGGCCGTCACCCCGAGCCCGACGCCGCTGCCGACGAAGTACGTCGTACTGACGTTCGACGACGGTCCCGATGCCGAGTACACCCCGAAGGTGTTGGACATCCTCGCGCTGTACGGCGCGAAGGCGACCTTCTTCGAGGTCGGTCAGAACGTGCGCAAGCATCCCGAGCTGACCAAGCAGTTGCACGCGGCCGGTCACAGCGTGCAGAACCACACCTGGGACCACAGCGATCTCCGCAAGCTCACCGCGGCCAGGTTCCAGCAGGAGGTCAGGCTGACGGACCAGGCGATCCGCGCGCAGATCGGTAGTACGCCGGGTTGTCTGCGGCCGCCGTACGGCGGGGTGAACCCGGCCGTCAGGCAGCGCGCGCGGCAACTGGGCAAGGACCTCGTCGTGTGGACGGTCGACTCGCGCGACTGGACCAAGCCTGGTACGGCGGCCATCGTGCAACGCGTACTGAAGAACGTGCACAGCGGCTCGGTGATCCTGATGCACGACGGCGGCGGCAACCGCTCGCAGACGGTCGCCGCGCTGCCGACGATCCTCAAGGCGCTCAAGGCGCAGGGGTACGGCTTCCGCACGCTGACCTGCTAG
- a CDS encoding HAD-IIA family hydrolase, with protein sequence MSSVSEPKPVETWLTDMDGVLVHEERSIPGASDFIAALQASGKKFLVLTNNSIFTPRDLRARLLAAGIDIPETSIWTSALATAQFLDDQRPGGTAYVIGEAGLTTALHEIGYVLTERDPDYVVLGETRTYSFEAITRAIRLIAEGARFIATNPDPTGPSQEGPLPATGSVAALITRATGVAPYFVGKPNPLMMRSALNRIEGHSETTVMIGDRMDTDIISGLEAGLRSVLVLTGSTGEHEVERFPYRPTRIVASIADVVPLVTALS encoded by the coding sequence ATGAGCAGCGTGAGCGAGCCCAAACCGGTGGAAACCTGGCTGACCGACATGGACGGCGTCCTGGTGCACGAGGAGCGGTCGATCCCCGGCGCCAGCGACTTCATCGCCGCGCTGCAGGCGTCCGGCAAGAAGTTCCTGGTTCTCACGAACAACTCGATCTTCACGCCGCGGGACCTGCGTGCCCGGCTGCTTGCCGCGGGCATCGACATCCCGGAGACGTCGATCTGGACCAGCGCGCTGGCCACTGCCCAGTTCCTCGACGACCAGCGGCCGGGCGGGACGGCGTACGTGATCGGTGAGGCCGGCCTGACCACCGCACTGCACGAGATCGGGTACGTCCTCACCGAGCGCGACCCGGACTACGTCGTCCTCGGCGAGACCCGCACGTACTCGTTCGAGGCGATCACCCGCGCGATCCGGCTGATCGCCGAAGGCGCGCGGTTCATCGCGACGAACCCGGATCCGACCGGTCCGTCGCAGGAGGGGCCGCTGCCGGCGACCGGTTCGGTGGCCGCGCTGATCACCCGCGCCACCGGCGTCGCGCCGTACTTCGTCGGCAAGCCGAACCCGCTGATGATGCGCAGCGCGCTGAACCGGATCGAGGGCCACTCCGAGACGACCGTGATGATCGGCGACCGGATGGACACCGACATCATCAGCGGTCTCGAGGCGGGCCTGCGGAGCGTGCTCGTGCTGACCGGGTCGACCGGCGAGCACGAGGTCGAGCGGTTCCCGTACCGCCCGACCCGGATCGTCGCCTCGATCGCCGACGTCGTACCGCTGGTGACCGCGCTCTCCTAG
- the rpe gene encoding ribulose-phosphate 3-epimerase produces MGIQIAPSILSADFARLADEAAAVSNADWLHVDVMDNHFVPNLTLGMPVVESLAKSTDLPLDCHLMIEDPDRWAPGYVEAGASSVTFHIEACRAPVRTAREIRAKGARAAMALRPATPIEPYEDLLGELDMVLIMTVEPGFGGQKFLDLCLPKIRRTRELLGKHGLDVWIEIDGGVSVETIERCADAGADVFVAGSAVYAADDPNAMIDKLRNLAEQSTAH; encoded by the coding sequence ATGGGGATTCAGATCGCGCCTAGCATCCTGTCCGCTGACTTTGCTCGGCTGGCCGATGAGGCCGCGGCTGTGTCGAATGCGGACTGGCTGCATGTCGACGTGATGGACAACCACTTCGTGCCGAATCTGACGCTCGGGATGCCGGTGGTCGAGTCGTTGGCGAAGTCGACCGATCTGCCGCTCGACTGTCACCTGATGATCGAGGACCCGGATCGCTGGGCGCCTGGGTACGTCGAGGCCGGCGCGTCCAGCGTCACGTTCCACATCGAGGCGTGCCGCGCCCCGGTGCGGACCGCGCGGGAGATCCGCGCCAAGGGTGCGCGGGCCGCGATGGCGCTGCGGCCGGCGACGCCGATCGAGCCGTACGAGGACCTGCTGGGCGAGCTCGACATGGTCCTGATCATGACCGTCGAGCCTGGGTTCGGCGGGCAGAAGTTCCTGGACCTCTGCCTGCCGAAGATCCGCCGTACGCGCGAGCTGCTCGGCAAGCACGGCCTGGACGTGTGGATCGAGATCGACGGCGGCGTCTCGGTCGAGACGATCGAACGCTGCGCCGACGCGGGTGCCGACGTGTTCGTAGCCGGCTCCGCGGTCTACGCCGCCGACGACCCGAACGCGATGATCGACAAACTCCGCAACCTCGCCGAACAATCCACCGCCCACTAG
- a CDS encoding SDR family oxidoreductase: MIIVTGGTGRLGRAVVERLAEQVPAGRLGVSVREPEKAADLAARGIRVRRADFDDPAALATAFDGATQVLIVSGPADPAPHRLAIETAKSAGAERILYTSHQAASLDSRFVATRGHAATEQDLASSGVPFTALRNGFYASTTVFMLRSAMETGELILPEDGPVSWTAHRDLADAAVVALTDSQRLDGITPALTGPELLDYADVAAIASDLSGRRITRVTVPDDEWRQDALDRGMPEFVVDLTLGIFQAARRGEFAVVDPALPKLLGRPATTLREVLTAELLG; this comes from the coding sequence ATGATCATCGTCACCGGAGGTACCGGCCGACTCGGACGGGCCGTCGTCGAGCGTCTCGCCGAGCAGGTACCGGCCGGCCGGCTGGGCGTCAGCGTCCGCGAACCGGAGAAGGCCGCGGACCTCGCTGCCCGCGGGATCCGGGTACGGCGCGCCGACTTCGACGACCCGGCCGCGCTGGCGACCGCGTTCGACGGCGCCACCCAGGTGCTGATCGTCTCCGGTCCGGCCGACCCGGCGCCGCACCGCCTCGCGATCGAGACCGCGAAGTCCGCCGGCGCCGAGCGCATCCTCTACACCAGCCATCAGGCCGCCAGCCTCGACTCGCGCTTCGTCGCCACCCGCGGTCACGCCGCGACGGAGCAGGACCTGGCGAGTTCGGGCGTACCGTTCACCGCGCTGCGCAACGGTTTCTACGCGAGTACGACGGTCTTCATGCTCCGATCCGCAATGGAAACCGGCGAGCTGATCCTCCCGGAGGACGGACCGGTTTCGTGGACCGCTCACCGCGACCTCGCCGACGCGGCGGTCGTCGCGTTGACCGATTCCCAGCGCCTGGACGGCATCACTCCCGCGCTCACCGGTCCCGAACTACTCGATTACGCCGACGTCGCCGCGATCGCCTCCGACCTCAGCGGCCGGCGGATCACCCGCGTCACCGTCCCGGACGACGAGTGGAGACAGGACGCGCTCGACCGCGGGATGCCGGAGTTCGTGGTCGATCTGACCCTCGGGATCTTCCAGGCCGCCCGACGTGGTGAGTTCGCGGTCGTCGACCCCGCGCTGCCGAAGCTTCTCGGCCGCCCCGCCACCACGCTCCGTGAGGTCCTCACCGCCGAGCTCCTCGGGTGA